Genomic window (Daucus carota subsp. sativus chromosome 5, DH1 v3.0, whole genome shotgun sequence):
TACATTGTGGCAACTTATGAATGTATGCTATTGTTTGGTAGCCCATTATGTggtctaaaatattttcacaatCAACCTTAGGAAGAGAATAAGATCTTGGATAAAATGCATCAACAAAAGGTTATTGAGGTCGAAAAGCTCACCCACACAGTTCATGAGCTTGAGGAGGATGTTTTGGCTGGAGGGGCTGCTGCAAATGCTGTGCGTGATTACCAACGAAAAGTTCAAGAGATGATTGTATGCAGCTCTCTActatccttcgtaacctttaACTATTTTTTACATGAATGTTTTTTGGAGAGAGACTAAGTGAAATGGGATTAACAGGAGGAGAAGAAAACTTTGGACCGAGAACTGGCTCGTGCCAGGGTGAGTGCAAACAGGGTTGCTGTCGTCGTTGCAAATGACTGGAAAGATGCCAATGACAAAGTTATGCCTGTAAAGCAATGGCTCGAGGAAAGAAGATTTTTACAGGTATATAGTTCTCTTTAAAATACTCTGAATTGTTTCTTGATGACTAGTATTCATGCAGCAAACCATGAGTAATATCTAGTTGTTATGTAATTGTTATGTAATGCATACAGAGCAGCGTTTTTAAAAACAGTggcaaatttgaatttatttgattttttgattcTGCAGGGAGAGATGCAGCAGCTTAAAGACAAATTGGCGATAGCAGAGCGTACTGCCAAAGCAGAAGCAGCTCTGAAAGTGAGGAAATTGTTGACTTAGACACTTGCTGCATTTCCAACTTTTCAATTTGAAACTTAACTGAAATTTCTGGATTGCATAGGAAAAGTACCAGTTACGTTTTAAAGTGTTGGAAGGAACGCTTAAAGcggatttggttggttttacCCACACAACCTCAGCAGCGAAGAGGATGACCAATGGTCCTTCACGGCGCCAATCTATGGGTGGGGCTGAAAATCTGTCCCGATCACCATCAAATGGATTTTCATTAAGGAGAACCAATTGTCAAACTGGATCAGTGCAGGTGAATGCTGCAACTGCTCTGTTAAGGCAATCAAAGGTTTCCCCTGTATTTGAAGATGGTAGCAGATCTGTGGAGCAGAAGAAACTTGTTCAAGATGCAAATGATCCAGACAATGGACGTATCACGGATGACGAGTGTATTCAAAATGGTATACTTAGTTGCATATTTGAGGAGAATGAAAATTGGAGAACAGAAAGCGGAAAATTGCAGAAAAATGAAGATTGCGTTTCTGGAGTGTTGTACGATATGTTACAAAAAGAAGTCATAACTATGCGGAAAGCTTGTCTTAAaaaagatcaaggccttaagGAGAAGGACAACACAATCGAGGTAGAAATATTTGTAATCAAATTACTCCCTTCTTATACTCTGCTTCCCTCTCAAATTCGTTGTTTCTCATGCAACATTTCAGATGCTGGCGAAAAAGGTTGAAACATTGAACAAAGCTATAGAAACAGAGTCAAAAAAGATGCGTAGAGATATGCGTGCAATGGAAAAAGAATTTACTGAAATAAGTGGTGTGAATGGACAAGATCATAGAGCTCCCAGAAGATCTGTTAACGGCTCTAGGTCAGTTCATCTGGTAATTTTACTTTTACGTATAAACATGTTTCATTGCTTCCTATTTATGGATTTCATGCTGATCTCCAGAAACAAATTTCGAAGTACACTTAATTATAAGAGCTGTTGGTTGTTTCACTCTATACAAAATGAAGAGGTATATATTAGATCAGAACTATGGACATtaacataaattcataaatttcagGAGCGGAACTCATAGAAACTAAAAGAATGCAATGGGAGCTCGTACAACGCTGGGCATATCTGTATAATCCTGGCAGTAGAGAGGACAATTCATAGCACCAATTTAGCTTTCTTATAATCATCCCTTGTCAATTTTAAAAACTGTTTATACCAACATACTATCTGTAAAGAACTGGTCTGTATTCAGTCTGGTTAAGAATTCATCTATTGTAATATtcattcaaattcttttaatgCCTACTTCTTTGCAAGTTGGCCTTGAGTAACTTAGAAAGAACAAAACAACACTTGATGAATTGAAATAACAGAACAACAGTATACACTCAAGGGTTGTATACACTTTCTATGTATTAACAACATTTTCTCCATTTGTTACCTTCAGAGTTTCAAGCGAAAATTTGCATGCTTCAATTGCATCTTCAACTGATAGGAAAACTGACTTCTTCCCAATCTTGTCTATGAATCTTCCAGTAATTAATTTTTCCATGACCGCCAGTCTAGGGTTTATCAAAATCATCTACCAACAGAAacacaaaacaaaagaaaaacaaaaacctgtaaaatttacttggatgaaaatttttgtttttattataggaTTTGATACTAAGAGAGTGAAGCCATAAGTTTGCATGAAGATAAATTTATGCAATTGTGGTTCATCATTTAGTATAGTGCTTCACCTTCATCTTTTTCGCATCCATGTTCTTTTGAATTTCAAACAGAACTTCCACGCCTGTTGTGTCTATAGATGTAACTCCTACAGGTCATAATGAATATCTTAGTAATACTATAGGAagcaaaaataacaaatataaatacattACGCTAGATTATGTAGTATTGTTCTTACCTCCAAGATCTAACAAAACGTATACAATATCATTCGCTTGGGGGTTTGAGATGTCTTGCTCATCTCTAATATACCTTAAAATTCTACCAGAATAAAGACAGGGAAAATAATGAATAACCAGCATTTATATGTGGATATAGATTGATAAACATAGAAGTAGTTGACATTAGCTCTTCTGTATTGTAACATGAACAGTGTAGAAATAGAGAAGTATGATATAACACCTGTCCCTTAGATAACTGCAGTTAGCAAAATATATAGGAGATCCTAGTTGTAAGAGCAGCATTCCAGGAATCCCAGTTGCACCAGGATATTGCTCGACGTCACGATACAACATTGAGTCTGGTATATATCCCAGCTTGCAACTAGCAGGTCTTGCTATATACAGAAGTGCTCTCATTAGTGAAATTCCGACCTACAAACAAGTAGTAGTATATTTACATTATATAAACTATCTCACTCAAAGCATGTGTAGATTAAAAAatactccaaaaaaaaaaaaaatgttactcTACCGATATCATTATTCCCATCTCCATGCTAATAAAGATAACTCCAAGAAATGCAGCCATACAGATAAGAAAATCAAACTTGTCTATCTTAAATAGGTGGTAAGCTTTTTGATAGTCGATGAGTCCAACAACCGCTGATATTATGATAGCAGAAAGAGTAACAAGTGGAGTGTATTTGAAGAGAGGAGCCAAGAAGAGAAGAACCAACAACATGCAAAATGCCATCACAACATTTGTCATTGCAGTTTTAGCACCAGCATTGTAGTTCACTGCTGATTTTGAAAATGGCCCTGCATAAGAAAGTATAAAACTTTAAAAGTTGTAACACTTGTTAATATATAGTGTACAACTATAATCAATTAGCTACTTATACATACCACTTGTCAAGTAGCAAGAAGTGAAAGATCCAACTATGTTCATGAGACCAAAAGCAACCATCTCTTTGTTGCCATCAGTTTGTTCATTATTCATTATAGCAAAACTCCGTCCAATTGCTATTCCTTCCTAAATGAATGTACATTTGATAAAGCATAAACTACATATTTCTAATGGACTAACTGAAATAGAGGAAAAAATAAgcttttatcatcaaaattaagaAGGTTTCTTACTGCTAAAGCAATAAAAGCTGTGATAATCCCAGCTCTTATAGGTGCAGAAATGTATTTTGGATCGAAATTTATATCTTTGAAGGATAGAGGATTGAGTCCTCTTTTTAACTCACCAACCTGCCATTTCATCAGAGTTAAATAAGGAGTATCAAAGTTACAGTAATCTTGTAGTATGCATTGAAAATAGTAAATGAACCAGGTACAGGACACAAAGGTGTCACTATATATTATGTATCATCTCATCTGAATTCATGAACGAGCCTAAAGTGAATGAAGCGGGAAAAAGAGGCTTACAATTTCGATGCCATGTTTCTCAGCATGTGCAAAATAAGCAAAAATGCAGCCGATAATAACACACAGCATTGGAGCAATTGCTGATACCCAAAACAAATTTGGCCTTTTCTCTTTCTGCAAGTTCATTATTTTTCCCGGAATAAATAGTTGATGAAACTGTATCTAACTTGGTGTAAAGAATGGATGCGCTGCGTAGTACATTATTTGTTTTGGTGCATGTTTGGATTCCAGAAAGTTAAGAGAGAACTTACAACATATCTAGTGAACAGTAGAAAGACAAGGAAGATTACTCCCACAACTGCACTCTGCCATCTCCACTGAACATTAAAAAAAGTAGTCATTAgtttaaagaaaaaattataaaacacgGCGAATTAATTAGCCAACTGTAGACTCATTTAAAGGGTAATGACTAGTACAATGCCTATATTGTCTTTCTTCACATGTCTTTTACTGTATTGACTATGAACATTGATGTATAATTTGATTCATTGAATTATCCCATAAAAGGGCTATTTCTTTTAGCCTTAGTGACGAATTAATAATGCATGAACTTGATGACCAAATTGTACTTATAGTGCTTGATTGTATAGATATTTTATGTGCACACACCTCATTAGTATGGCTAAAAATTGCTTGCAGAACATCAACTATACTGGTATGGGTTGTGAAGTGCTTCAATCCAAAAATGCCCTTCAATTGTTGTAGGCAGATTAATGTCGCAGTCCCTCCCATAAAACCAGTGATAGTAGCATGAGATAGGAAATCCACTAGAATCCCTAACCTGTATACATAACAATAAGTAAAAAAGATGAAGATAAATACGAAAGAAGTTGAAAGTTGAGCAATTAATATCTCCACCTCAGCAATCCCAAAGCTAACTGAAGCAAGCCAGATATGAGTGTAGCAGTAAATACTAAACCAAGATACAAATCAGGATTTTCTGTCGGTGAAACTTTCTCTTCCAGTGTGGAAGATATGAGCAAGGATGAAGCGGCAAGGGTACCTATTGCCACATACTTTGAACTACCAAATACCGCGTAAATTAAGGGCGGGACAAAGCTGGAATCTGCAACAAAAACACCCTGTTATCATATATCTTGTAGTGCAACACTAATGACAAGTGCAACAACTTACAAAGGCCAATGATGGGGGGAATATTAGCAAGCTTGGCATAGCTAATGCCTTGTGGAATGGCGAGGCTAGCAATAGTAATTCCAGCAAGAACGTCGTATTTGAACAATTGTAGATTGTATTTCGGGAGCCATTCAGAGGCTGGTACAAAATAATTCATGGCCAGTTTGGCACGACGTAAAGAACTAGGCTCTTTCTTTAGGAAAGAGAATGGATCATCAGGAAATAAAGCCTCCTTGATTCCGGATTTGAAGATGGTGGCAAAGCTTCTCTGAGGCTTAAAGCTCACCTTGTGATCTTCGTTCAACCCTGTCATCTTCTCCCCTGTCACAGATAAGAAATAATCCAAGATTTAAGGCGGGTTTATAAGTTTAGGGGTGGTGCAAGGTTTATAATGGAAAGAGTGATGCAAGTAAGACAAAGATTGGATAAGAATGGGTACACGCCAAAAATACCATATTTTACCGTAAATAccatttttattgaaaaatagtaGTATCAAAGATACCGTCCGTAAACATACTTTGGGATCGGGTATACTGTAATATCCATTCTCGAAACGGAATACTAActcaataaatttattttttaattttttaatttttattttatatgatatagttcttaacttgtttttaaaaaatttcatctcagaaaaataataattaaatattttaaatttttactcaaaaaaatataaataatttaaaaaagtatTAATATACATGTTGAGGCCACGTACCAAGGCAGTGCATCGATGcacaaaaagtttaaaatacgTATCAAATTCTACGTCCTAAATTTATAcaactaaaaaaaatcaattcaatATTACAAATTCTAAAAAGGCAACTTGTAACTAATGGAAGAAAAATCCATTTTGTGAACCGTGGagagttaaaaacaaaaacatatttATCCATTTTCCTGAGTGGTATAGCAGAAGACATTTACGTAAGCCTTAAAACAGGCCTTTCCTGGTGAAAGTGCAACTGAGTAAACAAACATCTAGACGGGATTGTAAAGAGAAGACATTACTCAGATATTGCAAAATGTTGTTGGCTAAAACATCATGATGGTATCTGCTTTTATGGTTGTATTCAAAGCacataatatatttcttttggACAATGCTGACTTATGTTAGTATCTGTTCAAATACTTTTTGGACGAGACAGAGTCGAACCCTGATCTCTCGgaacaacagaggataaacgcACCTGGGCTATCGAATCGTACTcgcacataatatataaaattgcaagcAATTCTAACGTAAATAACAATAAGAGCGCAGAGAAGATTAATTGAAGAAAGAATTGAGAGATTGTACGAAATGTTTTACCGAATTTTTCCATGTGTCAACTGACTCAACGCCCTCACAGATGATTTGTCGCCAATTGACCTGAGAACTGCAGTGAGAAGTGATGGACTTTTTCGCGCTGTGTAAATTTATAACTGTAGAAGACAACGGTGAGGAAAAATACCAGATTTATTCGGATAATGGAATTCGACAGGGCGTGTAGTCAGATAAAGGATAAGTTGATTAACAAACGTGTTAAATAGAGGTAATCAGTAATCTAATCTGGATAAGATGGGGGTAATTGTGCATGAATCTAGGAATCAAATCTTTTATTCTTTCCTCGCAAATTACAAGCCAATTATCCTCACGTTTCgaaatttttatacatattttgctTTATGAAACGGACAGAAGTGTTATTTGGATAAACAGAATATcacacaataaaataatataaaagcgGTTAGACCCTTTTTAATGGGTAagtataatcgttggctaaattggaccagTTGagtattatgtaaaatttgttgaacctgtaagacattgtgcctTCGATCATATTGGCTATAATGGTTGggtataatttgaaaatagtatgttattaatatttagattgttataaataaaatatatcagtttaatatgataatagatgATGTGTGAtaatcctacagatttcttagagGTCTGtaaaggttcgacaaatataatcatccatAGGAAATTAGCTAAATTACAGACAAGGCTCGGTGTGGTTGGAGTAAGATTTTTTGAAGAGATTGGCTTCTTTTTTTTGTATGCAAGCTCAATTTTTAGATAAGGGTTCTTTAtggttggagatactcttatagtatactccctccgtcccacaatacaagtCTCTTTTGTAGAAAAAATTTTCCcataatacttgtccacttttagtttccaatacaaatatattgacattattccaaaattacccttcttgaaagttgtataataattaaagagggttgaataagagtctacattcatgcatttattagaggtacaagtgagaaaatatatctaattaatgtttccttgatatacataattttttcaaaagagacttaTATTGTGGGACGGGGGAGTACTAAAAAGAACAAGCCCACAaaaccaattttaaaaataaaaaaccaatATAAGCAATAATCAGAGACCGTGATAAAAAAGATGGCAAAGACGAGCGCACATATCACTATTGTTTTACAACAATCAAGCGCACCCATCACAATCGTTTTATAACAATGTAGAACGAATGAAGATATCACAAGCCTTCTACAAGACTTAACCGTTTCTTGAAGTGACCATGGCTCCAATTACACTGTGATGGGTAGTCGCAATATCATTTTTAGGATAAAACAAAACAGAGTAATCTGCTCACAATCATGGTAAAATTCTAAAAACTATCGACCCTCAGGTCGCTGGAACagttgtatataatatttttatgtatgaAAGCTGAGAGTGAGAAGAAAAGGCTGCTAGGCTTTTCACATATATCTCTTACAAACATTTTTCTTTGTATATATCTTACAAAAAACGTAGCtgaaaaatatatgcaattatTCTGATTTATTAACTTTAATACGAAATATCCACATGTATATATCAGTTGCAATTTATAATAATGGACACATTAAATGCtgataaaatattcatattataataatattaaatttttaattatttcaattcCATCAGATGATAAAATTCTTCGCCTAGGTCATCTCGCGTACACGAGATGTCGAGACTTCGCCCAAATCGTCTTTCGACCCTACCCGAGTCGAGTAGTGTCATGACATGGTATGACGAGGCAAGCCGGACGACGGCGGTGCACGTGTGTATGCGTGCGTGTAAGGCACATGATAATATCAGCACACCCATATGGAACACACACTAACATCATGCACACTCACATCTTAGTAGTTGTGCACTACACTTGCATGTGATATATTATAAAGCCATCAATTTTTTATCATCAAATCAATGTGGTATTCAATATGCTACAATTCAAGCAACCGCACAACCCACTTCAAATAACCATTTCAACTCAATTTATTTATGGATTACACTAAAAATATGTCTTATATCCAAACATGAAAATTCAAGTACTCATAGTAAGGAACAACTTCCACTTATTGGTTTCTGGAATTACATCAAGAACCTATTTATAATATGTCTCAAACTTTCCATACTCTTATAACCCCCCACAAATCCATACAGAAATGCATATCAGTCACCATCATGACTGGTTTTTCAGAGTCGGTATCCTTCTGGGTTTGAACCCTCGTAAGTCCCATATTTCAGTGGCTACTGGATATAGATGGATTATTTCAGCTTGAATCTCTATTCGTTGGGAGTAACCACTCTCCATGGACGACGACAAGTCAAAGACTATGGTTCCAATCTACGACTTTGAAACATTGATGGTCGTATCTCGATCATGTTCATCGAATGCTTCAAGTAATAACCATTTCCTCTAGTTGCAACCTCACATTTACATTTGTTTAGCTGGGCCTCTCCAGAGATGTACTGCTACCATCTAGTCTATTGACTTGACCCCATTCAGAGTTCTAAAAACTCTTACTATATACTTATAGCGTCAGTACCTTTTAAAATTACTGAGGATAGCCTCACATACATCAGTATCTAAATATTTACCTTTTCATCTTTTTCACTTTATATCACTATTACATCTCCTACCATTACTCTAAATATCACTTCAAActctattatataaatattttatatatacctACATACAATTACACATACATAAAAACTCCATATCTTGAAACATGTGTCAAATCAAGTTGCATGAgctttctttattattatttcatctCTACAGTGTAACTTCAAATTTGATGCTAAACAATAGAGTACTTCGTATATGAAGATAGAGTTAGTAATGGTTGGAGACATTTTTATGAGTTTTGACGTTATAATTGAagataaagttgtttttaaggcAGAGATGCCCTTAGTTATCATTGTGTGTACTTTATATTTTGCTTATTTTACTTACTTATAGGTAACTATACCTGCGTCTATCAACAACCCACATTCAAAAAAATGAAACAAGATGATGGACTCCCCCCACAAGTGTGAGGACATTCCATTTTCTCCAAGTGACCTTTGggaaaagaggaaaaaaaacagaaaattttGTTGGGAACACAGGAACTAGGCCACAATTCATTCGGGGGAAACCCAAAGTGGAAATCTTGGAAGCTTCAGTTAAGACAATCTAATATGGTGGAACTCTCTAAGATATGATGCCCACCCTCTGATTCTTTACTtcttttatatacaaatatacaatGCCAGTTAAAATAAACAATTAGATTTATCTTCTTTGCATATGGGTATCAGGATCATTTTCCTTTCTTGCTTTGGCTAGTGTCTGTCTCAGTTTTGTTTGGAATTTGAAGAAGTATCACATGGGCCTCTGTCTCCTCTTCTTTAATGTGTGTGTACTTAGTATTAATAATTCACACACAAAAACTTACTTGGGTGATCATGATCTTTTTTGTTGTGCTTTCAACACACTGTCCATGCCCATCACTCTGATTCTATGAAAAATTATGCATAAATCTATAAAGTTTATGTCTTGATTTGTTGTGCTGGAGAAAGATAGGAGTAGGTTTTTCTTATACAGAAGTTGGTTTTTTCTTGGCAATTTCGTACTTTTCGTTTTAGAGATCAGGATAATCTATGGATACTGAGATGATGACATATATGTTGCCTT
Coding sequences:
- the LOC108220014 gene encoding microtubule-associated protein 70-2 isoform X2, whose product is MAGDDRNNSLLESYVPPPTKPTKPAAQDVTLFHASHPLSLELARLENQVRDKDRELGDQRSEIKALKYSDRLKGKAVEEVTDELHKADEKLKLAEALLESKHLEIKKITEEKKSALAAQFAAEATLRRVHAAQKDDQMPPIEAIIAPLEAELKLARQEIANLMDDNRALDRLTKSKEAALLEAEKSVQVALTKASFVDDLQNKNQELLKQIEICQEENKILDKMHQQKVIEVEKLTHTVHELEEDVLAGGAAANAVRDYQRKVQEMIEEKKTLDRELARARVSANRVAVVVANDWKDANDKVMPVKQWLEERRFLQGEMQQLKDKLAIAERTAKAEAALKEKYQLRFKVLEGTLKADLVGFTHTTSAAKRMTNGPSRRQSMGGAENLSRSPSNGFSLRRTNCQTGSVQVNAATALLRQSKVSPVFEDGSRSVEQKKLVQDANDPDNGRITDDECIQNGILSCIFEENENWRTESGKLQKNEDCVSGVLYDMLQKEVITMRKACLKKDQGLKEKDNTIEMLAKKVETLNKAIETESKKMRRDMRAMEKEFTEISGVNGQDHRAPRRSVNGSRSGTHRN
- the LOC108220014 gene encoding microtubule-associated protein 70-2 isoform X1; translation: MAGDDRNNSLLESYVPPPTKPTKPAAQDVTLFHASHPLSLELARLENQVRDKDRELGDQRSEIKALKYSDRLKGKAVEEVTDELHKADEKLKLAEALLESKHLEIKKITEEKKSALAAQFAAEATLRRVHAAQKDDQMPPIEAIIAPLEAELKLARQEIANLMDDNRALDRLTKSKEAALLEAEKSVQVALTKASFVDDLQNKNQELLKQIEICQEENKILDKMHQQKVIEVEKLTHTVHELEEDVLAGGAAANAVRDYQRKVQEMIEEKKTLDRELARARVSANRVAVVVANDWKDANDKVMPVKQWLEERRFLQGEMQQLKDKLAIAERTAKAEAALKEKYQLRFKVLEGTLKADLVGFTHTTSAAKRMTNGPSRRQSMGGAENLSRSPSNGFSLRRTNCQTGSVQVNAATALLRQSKVSPVFEDGSRSVEQKKLVQDANDPDNGRITDDECIQNGILSCIFEENENWRTESGKLQKNEDCVSGVLYDMLQKEVITMRKACLKKDQGLKEKDNTIEMLAKKVETLNKAIETESKKMRRDMRAMEKEFTEISGVNGQDHRAPRRSVNGSRSVHLERNS
- the LOC108220013 gene encoding probable sulfate transporter 3.5, which translates into the protein MEKFGEKMTGLNEDHKVSFKPQRSFATIFKSGIKEALFPDDPFSFLKKEPSSLRRAKLAMNYFVPASEWLPKYNLQLFKYDVLAGITIASLAIPQGISYAKLANIPPIIGLYSSFVPPLIYAVFGSSKYVAIGTLAASSLLISSTLEEKVSPTENPDLYLGLVFTATLISGLLQLALGLLRLGILVDFLSHATITGFMGGTATLICLQQLKGIFGLKHFTTHTSIVDVLQAIFSHTNEWRWQSAVVGVIFLVFLLFTRYVKEKRPNLFWVSAIAPMLCVIIGCIFAYFAHAEKHGIEIVGELKRGLNPLSFKDINFDPKYISAPIRAGIITAFIALAEGIAIGRSFAIMNNEQTDGNKEMVAFGLMNIVGSFTSCYLTSGPFSKSAVNYNAGAKTAMTNVVMAFCMLLVLLFLAPLFKYTPLVTLSAIIISAVVGLIDYQKAYHLFKIDKFDFLICMAAFLGVIFISMEMGIMISVGISLMRALLYIARPASCKLGYIPDSMLYRDVEQYPGATGIPGMLLLQLGSPIYFANCSYLRDRILRYIRDEQDISNPQANDIVYVLLDLGGVTSIDTTGVEVLFEIQKNMDAKKMKMILINPRLAVMEKLITGRFIDKIGKKSVFLSVEDAIEACKFSLETLKVTNGENVVNT